The Anomaloglossus baeobatrachus isolate aAnoBae1 chromosome 7, aAnoBae1.hap1, whole genome shotgun sequence sequence AAGGTGGCACGTGTCTCCGTGTACACTTTGCCACAAATTTCACTCCAGTCGGAGACTAAAGTAAGATTTGTGGTCCCTGTAAATGCTGCCGCTCATCATAAATTTGTCTAGCAGTGGTCACCCCAGGTATGTCCACTTTGTCATAGCTGGGGGAAAACGGCAAGAGAAAGTCAAAAGTCGTAAAATTTTATCGCAGCCTTGCCTTGCACCAAAACTTTGTGACTTTTCAAGATTTTTTATGCCAAACTTTTGGAGTCAAAGACTTGATGAATCAGGCTCATTGTAcaaagaaatctgccaatcagcatTGTGGGGAGGAATTTACAGtgctcagcattcagagctctgCCACATCTGTAGCAGAGAAAGCTGTGATTCTATAAAAAATGCTGCAcccagtgatacatcgttggattcaggatctctgcccctacattatactgctgtcagattacatagcaaaaatctgctgacagattccttttaaaggtatTTTATATATACAACTTTAGCCCTATTGAGGTGAAAAAAAACAAGAATACAATAGTTCTTGGATAAGTTCTCTAAGAAGCTCTGGGGGATATCAGTAAAGAGGGTCATCCATATTGCATATTTGGTGTTTTGGTTGTGCATCTTTTTGATTCTCACTAGCAAATATAAACTGGTTTATAGGTTTTATGCTGTTTTGAGACAGTCCTACAGTGTTATGGGAGTGTCACGTGTGTCagaatcatgtggtttctggccatcaaAGATCACAGcctctggctgtgcagaatgctccctgactttccattgttcctgctgtcagtagtcattggtataggtggcttttctgctggattcatctctccctcttttggacccagcTTGACTTCCACACAGATGTTGATTGTGAGGATTCCCTCGGTGCTCTAAAACCTTtcgactagtgctggtgatattttctgtTCCTTctagccgaggttgcaagcaggtggtatcgttgctgaaacctctgctgaacttctacctgagtcagctgtagataagtagttcatgcttttcccctgtgtgtcccccttctgtcttctatagttgtttagtggggttaacgaagagcttatcccatccattccctatttagggtccagcactagggatacctagggtcaggtatctcgcttggcacataggtgaggaacctatctagggtggtgaggacctcagggaccagcagaggttcggtcaggggtcagcaTCTTCTCTCTCCCTAGAcagagggtttcccttccctttcgccgtgcgcttggtacttccccgtacctaatgtTACATATAGCTACTGGAAATTTAATTACAGGTCGCTAACCTCAAGATTTATAGGTTTTTCTTTGAGGAACACTACTGATCCATATTTCTCTATTTGTCTTTCAGAGGAGATCCAAACAAAAGCGACATATGGGGAAACACACCATTGCATCATGCAGCAGAGAAAGGCCATACGAGCTGTGTCGCTTTCCTAATTAATTTTGGTGCAAATATTTTCGCATTGGATAATCAGCTCCGTTCACCCCTGGATGTGGCTATCATGAAAGACCGTAAAGAATGTGTCAAAATCTTGGATGGAGCGGCCAGTAAGCAAACCTCCTTGAACCCTAAGAAGGTCGCTAGGTTAAAagatcaggccatgaaagattcagAACGTAAGATCAAAGAGTGTGAGAAGCTCCAAGAGAAACATCAGAGCCAGATGACCAAAAGCTTTAGTAGAAACAAGACGGGTACAGTAAATTCATCGAAAGGAACCTTGTCAGGCTCCGTAGGTGCCCAATTTTCAACGCCATCGACCATGAGCACATTAACCCGGGGTTTGAAGGACACATTGCAGCTGAAATTAAAAAAGAAAGATAAAAACACAATGGACAAAAATACAATGAGTAACGTAATGTTTGCCAAAGACGAAAATACTAGTGGTCAACGTATGAAGGCCACCGATGTCTTCAATGAACATGAAGAGGAAGACATGAATTCAGAGGAGACAGAAAAGCAATCTATCTTTAATCGTCCTGGTCTAGGGAACATGGTTTTTGGAAGAAACAAGACATCGGGTATGAACACTGATTTTGGTGACACTTCGACACTTGAAGATGATATGGCCTTCAAAGTCAAAAGTGAATTGTTTACAGCAGAGGCCAATGATGATATTGAGAATGGTAACGACGTTGAGGACAATGAAACCTGGAATGTAGATGACATGGAACTAGATATGGAAGAAGAAAGTTCCTCTCTTCAGGTCTTCTTGGCGTCTCATGGCTTACTTGAATTACATGTCACGCTTTTGAGAGAGAAAATTGATTTGGATTCTCTTCTTATGTGTTCTAATGAAGATCTGCAGAGTATTAACATCCAACTTGGACCGAGAAAGAAACTCCTTAATGCAGTAGATAAAAGGAAAAATATTCTGCACAAGCCAGGAGAGATTACAGACACAAAGCTATAGCCGTATTTCTGTGAAAGCACTAAATCTTGTATATGAAATAAATGTATTAGTCTCACAATGGGGTCATTGATATCAACAGTACACTGTATATTGTAATATAGTAATGGGACCTGTTGCTAAGTGAGATATCTGGTTTTGCGGATATATGCACAATCTAAATTTAAATATGCAAGGACTAAGTATAATTTGTAAAAGCACAGTAAATAACCATTGAATTCTTATATTATTAAAGAAGTTGagaattactatatatatatatatatatatatatatatatataaaaataccacTAAGTTGGTATATGGAGGGAAGAAGGAGAAGGGTTAACCCGTGCTGCCATGTATAAGAAGATGATCACTCGAAGATAAAATTGTGATTTATTGTTCTATATGTTTCGAAGTATTGAAACTCCTTCTTCAGGTGAAAATCACTGATTTTCTGAAGAAGGCTCTTCAGTACTCTGAAACgtgtagaacaaaaaaaaaatcacaattttatcTTCGAGGGATCATCTTCTTATCTCACAAGGCAGCACAGGTTAACCCTTTTCCTTCTTCCCTCCATACATTGATCCATCTACAGGGACAAGGGGCCTGATCTATCTACAGGATGCGTTTCAGACTCCATGTCCTTAGTCTATCTCCTTTGGGATAGGCTAAGGACAAGGAGTCCGAAACTCGTCCTTGTCTATATCTAAAGGATTTTAACATGGATTAACCATACGGATGGATTTTTAACATGAATTGAATAAAGATTTTGATTTTTATGACGTTTGAGATGAGCTTGCTGGATATCCTTTCCCCTAATCCATGTGAGTGTTTTGCTAAACATAACTTGACTATGCACCTTCTGATCTGGATGACCTCCTCAGGATTGGGTGAGCTGGGACAATTTTACTTTTTGATCCAGCTACAGGGTCTGCAGCATCCATTGTGGTTTTGATTTCTTGCCCTTATAGTAGTTGTGATTCTCACAACTACCCCAGGTGAGTAATTCCCTGTAATTCATTTCATTATGATACGACCAGGATAAAATCATATTTGCTCCTCTTTGttttttccatcaattttaactaaGTAAAGTTGAGCAAAATGATCTACAGGATTATGGTACAGGGACCCATCGGTTGTCCAGGAATGCCGGACCAGAGCTCTGCAAGCCTACCTTCTACTTTTCTGCTTGACGGACTCTTCAGCACATCTTCCATTAGCACACAAAGACATTGTTGCAGTGTGATGCACACATGACCTGATACCAGGCATACTAAGGAGAAAAGGCTGTGGGGATGACACATAAGAAGAGGTCCACAGGGTTCTGGACTACCACGCTGGATGCTGACCCAAGTCCTACGAACCTTTTTTCTCAACTCTACTGTACGAGTGAGAGTGCCTGTCCCAGCAAAAACTAAAtgtagtccaatagctcatcataaagcACAATTCCCCCTACTTTGGAGGTTGAaataggcccccttacctcttggacccGTGTCCAACTGTACAGGCTGCACCAATGGTGTGCCAACCCCTTGGAGGTATACTCTTAGCAGTATCCACAGTCTAGATGGATGTTTTGGCATCCATCCATCATAAAGAGCCATTGCAAAAATATGTATAACTCCAGCCTATACAATAAACATTATGGTGACGCTTACTAGCCAAATGGAGGCCAAAATAACACCTATTTGTCCTCCGTCTCATAAATGACACCCCATAGGATTATTAAAGTATATGTCGGGAAAAGTTCCTGATGAATGTAGTTTGCACTTAGCCTAAGTCAGGTCAAGTGTTTTCACGTGGTGCTTAATGAGTACACATATCTTGCCGGTAAAAGAATGTTGATGTAGTTTTTGCTACTTCACAAGTTTCAGTGATTCTATCAGCACTGGGGAAACCAGAACAAGTTATGTAGTCAAACTTTCTTCCAATTTTACAATTCCTAAAGGGTGGACTTTTTTATTACATACCCCCCCAGTTCACACATAAATGTTTACAAAATAGTAACAAATAGCAGAATACTTAGTAGCATAGTAAAttaagacactcccagcatcccaAGAAGTCTAAAAAGTGGACTTTCACCCCCTATAAACTTTTTGGCAGGTCTGAAGATATTTAACTCCTTCTTTTCTTTTACAAAGAGATACAATATTATATCTTCTGTACATAAAATCATATAATAAAACACGAAAATAAATTTAATAGGCAGGCATATATCGCATTAAGGCCGACTGCAGGTTTGGTACACTTGCTGCTTGTAAATGGAAAGCCGCACCAATCTGTACTCCTTAAGTCTGTTTTCTGTATGGATAAGTATTCTGCTTTATAACTCAGTGTATTATATGCAATAATGAGATTCAAGGCCTGTAGAATAAAGGCAATTTGTGCATTATGTATGACCGTTGTCATTGGCTCAATATTGAAATGCCATTCCTCATTAATGCAGACATATGTATAAAGTAAATGGTAAGAAACAGAATAAATAAAATTTATCTTGGTATTAATAATATATCATAAGGAATGTCGAGTCAGATAAACTCAGAGTTCAGCACTAACAGCCACACTTGATGGAAATGTATGTAAATAGCATGGAAATGCAAAAAGATACGAAATACTATAAAAGCTTACGGAGGTTCAAACACACTCAACAACTTTATGAGATGCTATTTAAAGGGACACTAAACGTGCTATAATTGACTAAAGCACTGGTGAGCAACTGCTACCTGCTCCTACGACATCTGCTCTTTCACCAAGTGCTGCTGTATTCATTCTGCGGGTGGCAAAGAGACGTCAGAACCAGAAGCTCCCGGCACAGGCTCTGTCCAGGAACCAAGATTATGGTGGCTCGAACGATCTTGCAGTGCTGTCCACTCTGACAATATGGGTGCATTCAGATGACCAAATAAATTGGATTGAGATCAGACCTCAATGCTCAGACTGGTCACATGTCTCTTGACCCTTGAATTGCAtacaaatatatgaagctgtcaagtTCTGATGAGGAGAGCCACAGCCAGTCTGAGCATTAAGGTCCAATTTATATGGTCATCTAAATGCACCCTATGGATGTATGTGATGTCCAGGTGAGCTTCCTGCTCAAGCCAATTGGAaagcaccacaccctacttaagCTCACAGCTTATTGCTGGAAGCTGCCAGATATAGCCTAGTGCTACTCTGGTTTAGATCTTAATTTACAAGTCACTAACTAGGACCCTCGTACCTACTACTGTGGAAACCACCTCTTGACTATGTAATACAACGAAAAAGTGGCATACTTCCAataaaaccatgatttttattAAA is a genomic window containing:
- the ANKS4B gene encoding ankyrin repeat and SAM domain-containing protein 4B yields the protein MSTRYHQSAIDGYLDILKEATKKDVNTTDGDGMTPTLLAAYHGHIDVLELVCNRGGDPNKSDIWGNTPLHHAAEKGHTSCVAFLINFGANIFALDNQLRSPLDVAIMKDRKECVKILDGAASKQTSLNPKKVARLKDQAMKDSERKIKECEKLQEKHQSQMTKSFSRNKTGTVNSSKGTLSGSVGAQFSTPSTMSTLTRGLKDTLQLKLKKKDKNTMDKNTMSNVMFAKDENTSGQRMKATDVFNEHEEEDMNSEETEKQSIFNRPGLGNMVFGRNKTSGMNTDFGDTSTLEDDMAFKVKSELFTAEANDDIENGNDVEDNETWNVDDMELDMEEESSSLQVFLASHGLLELHVTLLREKIDLDSLLMCSNEDLQSINIQLGPRKKLLNAVDKRKNILHKPGEITDTKL